TAAGCGCGCCGTCGTTAATCGCTTTATGCACCGCGCGTGCCGCCGCTTCGCCATCGCCCGCCTCAAGCGCTTCCAGCAAATCATCATAATTATGATGACCGCGCACAAAATCGTCGGACTGCGGATAGAGATAGTTAAAGCACGGGCCGATGCGCATCCAGAGCTGCTCAATCAGCGACACCAGCGTTGGCATTTCAGCCCAATTGTAGAGCTGAAAACGAAACGCGCGGTTGGCCTGCAAAGCCTGCTCGACACTGTCGGACATTTTGGCTTCGCGAAACGCGTCACAGAGTTCACGCAGGTGAGCCATACGCGCTGGCGTCATATTTTTCGCCGCCGCTTCCGCCGCCATTCCTTCAAGGTTTTTACGGATCTTCGTCACTTCGTCGTAACGCGCCTGGCTGATTTCCGGCACCAGAAACGCCTGCGCCGGGGTCGCGTTGAGCGCGCCGGAGGAGACCAGTCGCAGCAGCGCTTCGCGTACCGGCGTGATGCTGATCCCCAGTTGATCGGCGATTTCTTTCGTGACCAGACGGGCACCCGGACGCAGGCTGCCAACGATAAGGGCGTTTTTCAATCTCACTTCCACTTGCATGGTTAAACTCAGGCGTTGCGCTTTTTCCAGATCCAACATGTTTATTTCCTGTCGTAAAAAATTTACTTTGTATTAGCAGGCGCTTAACTAACGTCTCGTCATCCTGACCAGAGGATATATTCTATATCTTTGATAACACGGTTTTTATGGTCAGGAAAACCAAAAATAACCAAAACGTTCACTGACCAGTACGACAACCATTAAGGTATTGACCTAATGAAACGACTGTCCCGTAAGCTTCTCTCACTTTCTGTGGCGCTTTCTTTATTCGCTCCGCTCAGTCAGGCCAGTTCGCTGACGATTGCGCAGCCTACTTCCGCTACTGCCATGGATCCCGGCTTCCTGAAAGAAGCCGCGACCTTGGTGGATAACGTTTTCGATACTCTGGTGCTGCGCGATGCGCAGATGCAACTGAAACCCGGCCTCGCCACCCAGTGGGAAGCCATCAACGACACCACATGGCAGTTCGATTTACGTAAGGATGTCAAATTTACCAACGGCGAGCCAGTCAATGCCGCGGCGGTGAAATTCTCCATCGACCGTATTCTCGACCCGGCCAACCACGCCCCCACCATTTCTTATATTCGTACGATTAAATCGGTAGAGGTCACCGGCGACTATCAGGTGCGTATTCACACCAACGGCCCCGATCCGCTCCTGCCCACGCGCATGAGTCGTTATCCGGCCTATATCGTGCCGCCTGGTTATGTAAGTAAAGCCGGTGCTGCGGAATTTGCACGAAAACCTGTCGGAAGTGGCGCTTATATCGTCAAAACGTTCATTCCCGATGAGCGTGTTGTGATGGAGGCCAACCCGAACTACTGGCGCGGCAAGCCGTCAATCGATGAAGTGACCTGGCGCCCTATCCCGGAAGCAACCGCGCGCATTACGGCGCTGCTGACCGGCGAGGCGCAGCTGGTGGAAGGCGTTCCGGCGGATCTCGCACCGCTGGTGAAAAGCAAACCCGGCGTGAAGCTTGAGCAGGTCAAAGGCGGCGGGCTGACGATTTATCTCGGCATTAAAAACAGTGAGCCGCCGCTGAACGACGTGCGCGTGCGCCAGGCGCTGTCGCTGGCGCTGAACCGCGACGCCTATACGCAGTCGCTGCTGCACGGCTTCGGCACGCCGACCGGCACGCTGGCAGGCCCGAAAGACTATGGCTATAAAGCCATTGCCGCGCCGAAACAGGACAGGGAAAAAGCCAAAGCGCTGCTGAAAGAGGCAGGCTACCCGCAGGGCTTTACCGTTAAATTCCAGGCACCGCGCCGTTATATCGCCAGCGCTGACGTAGGCCAGGCCATTGTGGCCGATCTCGCCGCTATCGGCGTAAAAGCGCAGCTCGAAGTGCCGGAGTGGTCGGTCTACACCCAGCAGGTGGCGTCCGGCAAACAGGCACCGCTCTATATGCTGGGCTGGGGCTCCACCCAGACGCTGGACGCCGACGCCGCGCTCTACCCGGTGCTGCACGGGGGCGAGCCGTACTCAACGGTGAGCGATCCGGCACTGGATAAGCTCCTGAACGACAGTCGTGCCACGGTGGATGCCGCGAAGCGTAAAGCTCTGCTGGAGCAGATTCAGGAGCGCGTCGCGACCGAACAGCCGCTGATCCCGCTCTACCGCGAAGACGCGATTTACGCCTCCAGTGACAACGTCACGTTTAAAGGCCGTGAAGACGCCCGCGTGTCGTTGTTCGATATGAGGGTGAAATGATCTTCCCTGGCCGTTACGCATCCCGTTCACGTCGCCGTCCCCTGCCGGGGGACGGCCTTCTCGGCGGCGCGCTGCTGGCTGTCCTTATCCTAGCAGCGCTGCTCTCTCCCTGGCTGCCGTTACCCGATCCGCTGCAAAGCGATCTCGCGGCGGTCTTTCAGGCTCCCGGCCCGCAGCACTGGCTGGGTGCCGATCAACTGGGCCGCGACGTGCTCTCGCGCATTCTCGCCGGTGCCCGTCTTTCGCTGTTCGTGGTGATTATCGCCGCCCTCATCGCCGCCACCATGGGCACGCTGATGGGCATGGTGGCCGGTTACTTCGGCGGCTGGGTCGATGCGCTCATCATGCGGCTTATCGACATTCAGCTGGCGGTGCCGTTTATTCTGCTGATCCTGCTGGTGATGGCGCTGTTTGGCACCTCGCTTGCTAACATTATTGTGATTATGGGCGTGACCAGCTGGGCGATTTACGCCCGCGTGGCGCGCGCCAGAACGCTGGAAATCCGCGAGCTGGAGTACATTGAAGCCGCGAGAACCATGGGTTTTTCGCACCTGCGTATTATGCTGCGCCATATTTTACCGGCGCTCGCGACGCCGCTGCTGGTACTGCTGACGCTCGATATTCCGCGCCTGATTGTGCTGGAAGCCTCCGTCGGCTTTCTCGGCATGGGCATCCAGCCGCCGACGCCGACGCTTGGCAATCTTATCGGCGAAGGCCGGGCCTATATGCTGCTCGCGCCGTGGCTGGTGGTCTGGCCCGGCTGCGCCATCGCGATGCTGGTGGTGGGCTGTAACCTGCTCGGCGACTACTGGCTACGCACTACCCAGGCGAGGGTCGAATAATGGCGCGCTATCTGATTTCCCGTTTTTTCCAGGCGCTGCTGGTGATGTTCGGCGTCTCGCTGCTGATATTTTTCAGCCTGCATCTGACAGGCGATCCGGCGGCCGTGATGATGCCGCCGGGTGCCACCACGCAGGAGATTGCCGATTTTCGTCACGCGATGGGCTTTGACAGGCCGCTGCTCACCCAATACGCCGATTACGCGGGACACCTTCTGCGCGGCGATCTGGGGGATTCCCTGCGCTTTGGCCAGCCGGTCTCCGCGCTCATTGCCGAGCGTCTGCCCGCCACCGCGCTGCTGGCACTGACGGCGCTCGCCTGGAGCACGCTCGCGGGGCTGGCGCTGGGGCTGGTGAGCGCGCTGTGGCGCGACACTATCTGGGACCTGCTGGCGCGTCTGGTGGCCTTCAGCGGCCAGGCGGTGCCGGTTTTCTGGCTGGGGCTGCTGATGATTTTGTTCTTCAGCCTGCAGCTGCGCCTGCTGCCCTCCGGCGGCTACGGCGAGCCGTTACAGCTCGTCATGCCTGCTGTCTGTCTTGGCGCATACTATATGAGCGCGATGGCGCGTCTGGTGCGTGCCAGCCTGATTGACGTGCTGGACCAGGATTACATCCGCACCGCGCGCGCCAAAGGGCTCAGCGCCTGGCGGGTGCTGGTGCGTCACGGGCTTCGCAACGCGCTAATCCCAGTTGTGACCGTACAGGGCATTTCGCTCGCCGCGCTGCTTGGCGGCGCGCTGGTGACAGAGATTATTTTCGCCTGGCCGGGCATTGGCCGCCTGGCGGTGCAGGCTATCCAGAACCGCGATTTTCCGCTGGTGCAGGGCGTGGTATTGCTCGCCGCACTGACGTTCGTGGTGGTGAACCTGCTGATTGATTTGCTTTACCTGGTACTGAATCCAAGGATACGTTTATGACCGTTCAGCCGCATGCCAGCCTGGATGCGACCCTGGAGCTGCTCTCTTCTCTTACCGCCTGGCAAAGCGTGGCGGACCAGCCGGATGAGCAGCGATCTCTCGCCGCCTGGCTCGAAGCCTGGCTTATCGACGCACTGGACGCCGAGGTGATATTGCCGGTGGCGCAACAGCCCACCGGCAGCCCGCCGCTGGTGCATGTCCGCGTGGACATCGGCGCGCCCGACACGCTGGTGCTCTACAACATGTATGACGTCATGCCCGCCGATGCAGAGGGCTGGCAGGTTGATCCGTTCTCCGGCGGCATTCGCCACTGGGCCGATAAAGGCGATGTGTTTATTTCGCGCGGCGCGGAGAACAACAAAGGCCCGCTCGCCGGCATGCTCACCGTCGTGCGCGATTTGTGGGAGAGCGGCAGGCTCACCACCAATCTGGAGATCCTGCTGGAGGGCGAAGAAGAATGTGGCAGCGGTACGCTCCGGCGCTATCTCGCCCGCACACCCTGCCCGGTTTCGCCCGCGCTCGCCGTGCTATTTCCGTCGCTGTGCGAATATGGCGGCGGCGCGCCGCGGCTCTATCTTGGCTTTACCGGCATGACCGCAGGCCGTCTGCGCGTCGCGGGCGGCGACTGGGGCGGCCCGCAGGCCGCCATTCATGCGAGCAACGCGGCGTGGATAGCCAACCCCGCGTGGCGGCTGGTGCAGGCGCTCGCCGCCATCGCGCCCGCCGGGCGCAACGGCGTGCTGGAAACGCTGCCGCTGGATGACGCCGCGCTGAGTATCCTGGACGAGCTGGCCCCGCAGTTCAGCATTGCCGATGAACTGACGATGCGCAAAAGCCAGCGGCTGACGATTTCAGGCGACACCCGCGAGGCGCTGGCGTTTTTACTTGGCAGCGCGGTGCTGAACTTAAGCGAGATCCGCACTACGCCCCTGCCGGGCCGCGGCATTATCCCCCCGCTCGCCTGCGCCGAATTCGCGCTGCGCACGCCGCCGGGCAGTTCACCGGATATATTGCTCGACGCCATGCGCGCGTCGCTCTCTCATCTGGAGATAACAGGCGTGGAGCTGGTTGTTGATGACAGCTACCCCGGCAGGCGCTTTTCGGCTGACGACGCAGGCGTGATGGAACTTATCAATAGCTATCACCAGCAGCAGACGCGCCCGCAGATCTGGCCCTGGGCGCCCGGTTGCGCGCCAGCTTACGCCTTTGCGCCCGTCGCGCCCGCGTTTCTTATCGGCGGGCTCGGCTATGGCGGCAACGCGCACGGCGTGAATGAGTTTGTCACCCTGCGCGGGCTTACGCGCTATACCCGGTCGCTGCGCGACTGGCTGCTCTCATTCTGACGGATTCAGGAGATAACCATGCGATTTCTCACCGGCCAGCAGGTGGCGGCGCTCGGCGGGCTTGACCCGCACGCCGCACTCAGTGACGTCACCGACGCGACGCTGCTGATGGCGGCAGGCGATGCCGTGATGCCCGCCGAAACGCACGTGCCGCTCGATACCGCGCCGGGTAAGGTTTACGCCCTGCCCGCGCGCGTGGGCGGGCGGTTTAACGCCACCGGCGTGAAGTGGACGGCGCACCGCCCGCAGCCGCAGGACGCGCTTCCGATGGCGCTGACGGTGACGCTCATCAATCGCGCGGACACCGGCGTGCCGGTGGGGCTGGTGGAGAGCGGCGGCCTGACGGCGGTGCGTACCGCCGCGGTCTCGGCGCTCGCCCTGCGCCACGCCGCGCCGCGCGAGGTGAAACGCGTCCTGCTGCTCGGCGCGGGCGTACAGGCGCGCGCGCACCTGGAGATGTTACGCGCGCACTTTCCGGCGCTCTCATGTTTAGGGTTGTGGAACCGCACGCCCGCGCGGCTGGAAAGTATGCCCGTCGCGGCGTTGCCGTTCCCGTGTGAAATCTACGGCGATCTTCGTGAGGCGCAGAAACAGCCGTGGGACGCCGTTATCACCTGCACCGGCGCGCAAAAGCCGTTTCTCGGCCCGGAATGGTGCCAGCCGGGGCGGCTTATCATGCAGATTGGCTATCACGAAGTGCGTTTTGCGGCGATTAAACGCGCCACCCAGGTGGTGGTGGACGCCTGGGGGGAGTTTCGCCACACCAGCGCCAAAAGCCTGTTCCAGATGTACCGCGCGGGCGAATTTGCCGATGACGGCTGGTCAGCGGATCTCGCGGCACTGTTAACGGGCGCATGGCGCGCAGCGCCGGACGACTGCGTTTACTTTTCGTCGTTCGGGCTGAACGTGTTTGATATCGCGCTCGCCGCCCGCGTGTTGCAGCGCGCGGCGCAGGAGAATGTCGGCACCGCGTTGCCGCTCTTTGGCGTCGCTTAAGCGCTTTCGCGCAGGCGCAACGCCTGGTGAATATCCGGCGCGCTGTCGATAAGCCGCCGGGTATACGCATGGGCAGGCGTTTGCAGTACCTGACGCGTCGGCCCTTCCTCCACCACGTTCCCGAGATAGAGCACTAAAACGCGATCGCAGAGCTGACGCACCGCCTGGAGATCGTGGCTGATAAAGAGCACCGACAGCCCAAGCTTATCGCGAAGCTCCGCCAGCAGGCGCAGGATCTGGCCTCTCACCGGCAAATCGAGCGCCGCCACCGCTTCATCCGCCACCAGCAGTTCCGGCTCCAGCGCCAGTGCGCGGGCAATGGCGATTCGCTGGCGCTGTCCGCCGGAGAACGCCGCCGGACGCCGCTGCGCCCATTCAGGCTTAAGCCCGACCAGCGTCATCAGTTCGCTCACCCGTTCGGCAATCGCCGCGCCGTGGCGCAGGCCGTGCACCCGCAGCGGCTCGGCGAGCTGATCGCCGACACTCATGCGCGGATCGAGGCTCGCGTAAGGATCCTGAAAAATCATCTGCGCGCGGCGGCGCACGCGTTTTTGCTCCGTTCGGCTCGCCTGCGCCATATCGACGCCGTCAAAAAGGATCTGGCCGCTGTCGGCCTCGATAAGCCCGATAGCCGCGCGCCCGAGCGTCGTTTTGCCGGAGCCGGATTCGCCAATAAGCCCAACGATTTCGCCTCGCGCCACGCTAAAGGTAGTCGGGTGCAGTACACGCTGGCGCTCTGAGGGCATAAACGGCAGCCGTGCGCGGCGTGCAAAGCTTTTCACGATACCCGTCACCTGCAACAGCGGCGTGTCATTATGCGCCACCACACGTGCAGGCGGCTCCTGCGGTGTTGAAGCCGCAATCAGCCGCCGCGTCCAGTCGGCCTGTGGCGAAGTAAAGAGCGGCTCCACCGGCCCCTGCTCGACAATTTCGCCGCCGTTCATCACGCAGGCGCGATCGGCATAGCGCGCCACCACGCTAAGATCGTGTGTCACCAGCAGCACGCCCATGCCCATCTCCTGCTGGAGATCTTTCAGCAGGCCGAGGATTTGCGCCTGAAGCGTGACGTCCAGCGCGGTGGTCGGCTCATCGGCAATCAGCAGATCCGGTTTGCCGCTGATGGCGCTGGCTATCATCACCCGCTGGCGCATCCCGCCGGAGAGCTGGTGAATATACTGGCGCGCCCGTTTTTCCGGCTCGCCGATGCCGACATGGCCCAGCAGCGCCACCGCCTCGCGGGAGGCCGCTTTCCAGCCCAGCCCGCGATGGCGCACCAGCACTTCGGCAATCTGCTCGCCCACTTTCAGCACCGGGTTCATGCTGCTCATCGGCTCCTGGAAAATCATGGCGATGTGGCGACCGCGCAGGCCCGCCGGGTATGGCGCATCAGGGAGAATGGGCGTGGTATCGTCAAAGCAAATCTCGCCGCCGCTCTGCCAGACGCCACGTGGCAAAAGGCCGGTGACGGCAAGGGAAGTGAGCGTTTTGCCACAGCCGGATTCGCCGACCAGCGCCACCATTTCGCGGCGTTCGACGGTCAGACTGACATCACGCAACAGGGTGGCCTGGCGACTTTGCAGGCTAAGATGAGAGAGGGTTAACAGCGGCACAGGCGGCTCCCGACAACAGGCTTTGGTCGAGCATATCGGCAGCCGCCGTGGTTAACAAGTTGTTATTCAGCTGGTTTATGCATCGTCCTGGCCGACGCGGATAACTAGCTTGCCGAAGTTTTTCCCTTCCAGCAGGCCGATGAACGCCTCCGGCGCGTTCTCAAGGCCATCCACAATGTGCTCGCGGTAGTGAATGCGCCCTTCGGAAACCCACTGGCCCATTTCGCGCTGGAACTCTTCGATGCGGTGACCATAATCCTGGTTGATGATAAAGCCCTGCATACGGATGCGTTTTTTCAAAAGCGTGCCCATGAGCAGCGGCAGGCGATCCGGGCCAGGCGGCAGGTCGGTAGCGTTATAGCCTGAGACCAGACCGCATAGCGGCACGCGCGCGCCGGTGTTGAGCAGCGGCATCACGGCATCGAAAACTTTCCCGCCGACGTTCTCGTAGTAAACGTCAATGCCCTGCGGGCAGGCAGCGGCGAGTTTATCGGCGAAATCCGCCGCGCGGTGATCGATACACTCGTCAAAGCCCAGGTGTTCCACCGCGTAACGGCACTTCTCTTCACCGCCCGCCACGCCGACCACGCGACAGCCTTTGATTTTGCCTATTTGCCCGACGCTTGCGCCGACCGGGCCGGTCGCAGCGGCGACCACCAGCGTTTCACCCGCTTTCGGCGCGCCGATATCCAGCAGGCCCATATAGGCGGTAAATCCTGGCATGCCCAGCACGCCGAGGAACCACGACGGATGCTCAGGCGATTTTCCAAGCGGCGTCAGTTGTTTTGGATCGCAGATGGCGTAATCCTGCCAGCCGCTGTAGCCGACCACCCAGTCGCCGGGGTGGAAATCCGGATGACTCGATTTTTCCACCACGCCAACGGTGCCGCCGACCATCACTTCACCGATTTGCACCGGCGGCGAATAGGACGGCTCATCGCTCATGCGCCCGCGCATATACGGGTCGAGCGACAAATACACTGTGCGCACCAGCACCTGGCCTTCGCCCGGCTCGGCGATGGAATCTTCCTCAAGGCGAAAATTCTCCGCCACCGGTTTGCCATGCGGACGCGAAGCCAGCACCCAGCGGCGATTACGGGACGATGATTGAGTCATGTTGTTCTCCTTGTTTTCAGGGCGTCCAAAAAGCGTAGTGCATTCACGTCAACTGGCGACGTTATTCAGACGCACAATCAGATAGATGCACGGCGCGTCGCTCTGGTTGATGAAATGGCATTCATTCGGCGGGCCGAGTTCGAGGCAGTCGCCCTCATGCATCTGGTGGCGGATATTGCCTTCCTGAAACACCAGTTCACCCTGCTGAACCCAGATGAGCTGGCGGGCAAAGGCATAGGCCGAGGCTGGCATCGGGATGTCGCTGCCGGCGGGCAGTTCCACCTGAACCATATCCAGCGGCAGATCAGATTTCGGCGAGACGTGGCGGCGCAGATAGTGGCTCTGCGGATCGTGCCAGACCGGCTGATCGGCAAAGCGCAGCAGACGCCCTTCGTTCATCTCCGCGCGGGCGATAAGCGTGGACATGCTCAGCCCCAGCGCGCCGGAGAGCCGCCCTAACAGCGTCGCCGTCGGGCTACTTTCGCCGCGCTCAATTTTGTGGATCATGGCGCGGGAAACCCCGGCGCGCTCAGCGAGTTCGCTCAGCGACCAGCCGCGGGTTTCGCGCTCAACGCGAATGCGCTCACCAATCCGTTGATTTAATGTGTCGATTATATTATTCATAACGTAACATTATAGTGAACGACTGCCGGGGTTCAACCATGCTGATTCGCCATGCCACTGCGGACGACTGCGCCGCTATCGCTGAGATTTATAACTATGCGGTGTTACATACCGCCGCCATCTGGAATGACGCCACGGTCGATACTGAAAACCGCCTCGCCTGGTTTTATCAGCGCGGCAACGCGGGGTATCCGGTACTGGTGGCGGTTGAAGGCGAACTGGTCGTCGGTTACGCCTCGTTCGGCGACTGGCGCGCCTTTGACGGCTTTCGCCATACCGTTGAGCACTCGGTCTATGTGCACCCGGAGCACCACGGCAAAGGCATCGGCAAAGCGCTGATGACGCGGCTGATCGTCGAGGCGCGGGCTATCGGCAAGCATGTCATGGTGGCGGGCATTGAATCGCGCAACGCCGCCTCTATCGCGCTGCATGAAAAGCTCGGCTTTACCCTCACCGCGCAGATGCCGCAGGTAGGCACCAAATTTGGTCGCTGGCTGGATCTGACGTTTATGCAATTGCAGCTTGATAATCGCACCGAACCGGACGCCATTGGATGAACTCGTCATTAAGCCTGCTGTTCCTGACCGCCGCCGGTGTGGGGCTGGTGGTACAGAATATGCTGATGGTGCGGATCACGCAGTCGGCCTCCACGATCCTCATCGCCATGCTGCTCAATTCACTGGTAGGGATTGTGCTGTTCTGCGCCATTCTACTGCTGCGTAACGGCACGGCAGGGTTCAGCGAGCTTATCGCCACCGTACGCTGGTGGACGCTGCTGCCGGGGCTGCTCGGGTCGTTTTTCGTCTTCGCGAGCATTAACGGCTATCAGCATCTTGGTGCGGCCACGACGATTGCCGTGCTGGTCGCAAGCCAGCTGATTGGCGGGTTACTGTTTGATATTGCGCGCACCAGCGGCCTGACGCTGCGTATGCTCGCCGGGCCGGTGGCGGGCGCGGTGCTGCTGGTGATTGGCGCCTGGCTGGTCGCCAGGCGCACGTTCTGAAGGTTACGCTTTCGGTTTCTGCCCGCTGCGGCGCGCGCTGACGGTCGCCAGCGCCGCCCAGTCGAGTTGCTCATCACCGTGCGCCAGCGCGTCAAGGTAGTTATCGCGAAGCACCCCTGCAATTCCCATCGGTACGTTTTTACTCTCGGCCGCCTGCTGCGCGAGACGCACATCTTTAAGCCCCAGCTTCATGGTGAACCCTGCGGGCGTATAACGGTCTTCGGCAATCATCGCGCCATAGTTTTTATACGCAGGCGCGGAAAACAGCGTGCTGGTCAGCATACCGAGAAAATCGCCTTTGCCAACGTTATAGGCCTCGACCAGCGCCGACGCCTCGCCCATGGTCTCAATGGCGCTCGCCAGCATAAAGTTTGCCGCCAGTTTCACCGCCGCGGCCTGCGCCGGGTTGTCGCCGAAGGTCCAGGTTTTCTGGCCCAGCACGTCGAAAATCGGCTGCGCTTTCGCAAGCCACTGCGGCTCGCCCGCCGCGAGAATATTCAGATTGCCTGCGGCGGCAACATCCACGCGCCCGAGCACCGGAGCGGCGAGATAGCCGATGTTCCGCTGACGGGTCAGCGCGTCCATCGCTTCAGTCAGCGCCACGGAAACCGTCGCCATGTTGATCCACAGCGCCCCCGGCGCGAGCGACGCCAGCGCGCCCTGCTCCACCACGACGTTTTCAGTAACCGCGTCATCCGCCAGAATGGTGATGAGCACATCAGCGCCGTGAATATCTTTCGGGCTTGCCGCTACCTGCGCGCCGGATGCGCGCAATGCCTCTGCGGGCGCTGGCGAGCGGTTCCAGACCGTCACCGTAAAGCCCGCTTTAACCAGATTTTCCGCCATCGGCTGGCCCATGCCGCCAAGACCGAGAAAAGCAATATGCATAAAAATTCCTTAAAGTTTATAAAATGGTGCCGCCGCGGGTCAGCTCCGCCAGGCGTTCCTCCGCCTCGCGCTCGCGATCTTCTTTATGCTGACGGCCATGATGGGCAATCGCGGTGCGCAACTGCTGCTGCAGGTCGTAACGCTCCTCGCGGCTGAGCTGCACGTCATCGCTGAGCGCAATCAGCAGTTCATTCATCGGCGCTATCACGTGTTGTGCAATCACCGCGTCAACGCGGCGCTGCATGTCATCACGATGTGACATAAAACCTCCTTAAACGCATCGCCGCGGCAGGGGCCGCGGCGCAGTGCTTAATTGATTTTCGCTTTCGAGAAGTCGCTGCCCATCAGGCTTACGCTGTACCCCGTCACGTTACTGCGGGTCGCGTAGAAGGTGCGGCCATTGGCGAGCGGCACCCACGGTGCCTGCTGGTAGAAGATCTCCTGCGCCTGTACATACAGTTTAGCGCGTTCCGCAGGCGTGCTGACGCGCTTCGCCTGATCGATAAGCGCAGTGTATTTCTTATCGCACCAGCGCGCGGCGTTCGAGCCGCTCTGGATGCTGTCGCAGCTCAGCAGGACATCGGCAAAGTTATCCGGGTCGCCGTTGTCTGACATCCAGCCATATAGCGCGGTGTCGTGCTCACCTTTACGAATGCCGGAGAGGTATTCACCCCACTCATAGCTGACGATTTTCGCCTTCACGCCCACTTTCGCCCAGTCGCTCTGGATCATCTCGGCGATGCGGCGGGAGTTCGGGTTATACGGACGCTGCACCGGCATCGACCACAGCGTCGCTTCAAAGCCCTTCTCCAGCCCCGCCTGCTTCAGCAGCGCTTTCGCTTTTTCGGGATCGTAATCGTAGGTTTTCAGGTCTTTATCGTAACCGAGCATATTCGGCGGGATCGGCGATTTCGCCACCGTGCCGCTGCCCATAAAGACCGCGTTGATGATCGATTTTTTATCAACGGCGTAATTCAGCGCCTGGCGCACCAGCACGTTATCGAACGGTTTTTTCTCGGTGTTAAACGCGAGATAACCGACGTTCAGCGCCTCAACGCTGTGCAGCGTCAGGTTTTTATCGGCTTTAATCGCTTCGAACTGTACCGGGCTGGGGGCCGGGATAATCTGGCACTCGTTCGTTTTAAGCTTCGCGAGGCGCGTCTCGACGTTCGGAGTAATGGAGAAAATTAAATGCTTAGTCGGCACTTCGCCATCCC
This sequence is a window from Cronobacter sakazakii. Protein-coding genes within it:
- a CDS encoding GntR family transcriptional regulator; its protein translation is MLDLEKAQRLSLTMQVEVRLKNALIVGSLRPGARLVTKEIADQLGISITPVREALLRLVSSGALNATPAQAFLVPEISQARYDEVTKIRKNLEGMAAEAAAKNMTPARMAHLRELCDAFREAKMSDSVEQALQANRAFRFQLYNWAEMPTLVSLIEQLWMRIGPCFNYLYPQSDDFVRGHHNYDDLLEALEAGDGEAAARAVHKAINDGALILKKQYFG
- a CDS encoding ABC transporter substrate-binding protein, giving the protein MKRLSRKLLSLSVALSLFAPLSQASSLTIAQPTSATAMDPGFLKEAATLVDNVFDTLVLRDAQMQLKPGLATQWEAINDTTWQFDLRKDVKFTNGEPVNAAAVKFSIDRILDPANHAPTISYIRTIKSVEVTGDYQVRIHTNGPDPLLPTRMSRYPAYIVPPGYVSKAGAAEFARKPVGSGAYIVKTFIPDERVVMEANPNYWRGKPSIDEVTWRPIPEATARITALLTGEAQLVEGVPADLAPLVKSKPGVKLEQVKGGGLTIYLGIKNSEPPLNDVRVRQALSLALNRDAYTQSLLHGFGTPTGTLAGPKDYGYKAIAAPKQDREKAKALLKEAGYPQGFTVKFQAPRRYIASADVGQAIVADLAAIGVKAQLEVPEWSVYTQQVASGKQAPLYMLGWGSTQTLDADAALYPVLHGGEPYSTVSDPALDKLLNDSRATVDAAKRKALLEQIQERVATEQPLIPLYREDAIYASSDNVTFKGREDARVSLFDMRVK
- a CDS encoding ABC transporter permease, which produces MIFPGRYASRSRRRPLPGDGLLGGALLAVLILAALLSPWLPLPDPLQSDLAAVFQAPGPQHWLGADQLGRDVLSRILAGARLSLFVVIIAALIAATMGTLMGMVAGYFGGWVDALIMRLIDIQLAVPFILLILLVMALFGTSLANIIVIMGVTSWAIYARVARARTLEIRELEYIEAARTMGFSHLRIMLRHILPALATPLLVLLTLDIPRLIVLEASVGFLGMGIQPPTPTLGNLIGEGRAYMLLAPWLVVWPGCAIAMLVVGCNLLGDYWLRTTQARVE
- a CDS encoding ABC transporter permease, which gives rise to MARYLISRFFQALLVMFGVSLLIFFSLHLTGDPAAVMMPPGATTQEIADFRHAMGFDRPLLTQYADYAGHLLRGDLGDSLRFGQPVSALIAERLPATALLALTALAWSTLAGLALGLVSALWRDTIWDLLARLVAFSGQAVPVFWLGLLMILFFSLQLRLLPSGGYGEPLQLVMPAVCLGAYYMSAMARLVRASLIDVLDQDYIRTARAKGLSAWRVLVRHGLRNALIPVVTVQGISLAALLGGALVTEIIFAWPGIGRLAVQAIQNRDFPLVQGVVLLAALTFVVVNLLIDLLYLVLNPRIRL
- a CDS encoding M20 family metallopeptidase; translated protein: MTVQPHASLDATLELLSSLTAWQSVADQPDEQRSLAAWLEAWLIDALDAEVILPVAQQPTGSPPLVHVRVDIGAPDTLVLYNMYDVMPADAEGWQVDPFSGGIRHWADKGDVFISRGAENNKGPLAGMLTVVRDLWESGRLTTNLEILLEGEEECGSGTLRRYLARTPCPVSPALAVLFPSLCEYGGGAPRLYLGFTGMTAGRLRVAGGDWGGPQAAIHASNAAWIANPAWRLVQALAAIAPAGRNGVLETLPLDDAALSILDELAPQFSIADELTMRKSQRLTISGDTREALAFLLGSAVLNLSEIRTTPLPGRGIIPPLACAEFALRTPPGSSPDILLDAMRASLSHLEITGVELVVDDSYPGRRFSADDAGVMELINSYHQQQTRPQIWPWAPGCAPAYAFAPVAPAFLIGGLGYGGNAHGVNEFVTLRGLTRYTRSLRDWLLSF
- a CDS encoding ornithine cyclodeaminase family protein; the protein is MRFLTGQQVAALGGLDPHAALSDVTDATLLMAAGDAVMPAETHVPLDTAPGKVYALPARVGGRFNATGVKWTAHRPQPQDALPMALTVTLINRADTGVPVGLVESGGLTAVRTAAVSALALRHAAPREVKRVLLLGAGVQARAHLEMLRAHFPALSCLGLWNRTPARLESMPVAALPFPCEIYGDLREAQKQPWDAVITCTGAQKPFLGPEWCQPGRLIMQIGYHEVRFAAIKRATQVVVDAWGEFRHTSAKSLFQMYRAGEFADDGWSADLAALLTGAWRAAPDDCVYFSSFGLNVFDIALAARVLQRAAQENVGTALPLFGVA
- a CDS encoding dipeptide ABC transporter ATP-binding protein, translated to MPLLTLSHLSLQSRQATLLRDVSLTVERREMVALVGESGCGKTLTSLAVTGLLPRGVWQSGGEICFDDTTPILPDAPYPAGLRGRHIAMIFQEPMSSMNPVLKVGEQIAEVLVRHRGLGWKAASREAVALLGHVGIGEPEKRARQYIHQLSGGMRQRVMIASAISGKPDLLIADEPTTALDVTLQAQILGLLKDLQQEMGMGVLLVTHDLSVVARYADRACVMNGGEIVEQGPVEPLFTSPQADWTRRLIAASTPQEPPARVVAHNDTPLLQVTGIVKSFARRARLPFMPSERQRVLHPTTFSVARGEIVGLIGESGSGKTTLGRAAIGLIEADSGQILFDGVDMAQASRTEQKRVRRRAQMIFQDPYASLDPRMSVGDQLAEPLRVHGLRHGAAIAERVSELMTLVGLKPEWAQRRPAAFSGGQRQRIAIARALALEPELLVADEAVAALDLPVRGQILRLLAELRDKLGLSVLFISHDLQAVRQLCDRVLVLYLGNVVEEGPTRQVLQTPAHAYTRRLIDSAPDIHQALRLRESA